A part of Cuculus canorus isolate bCucCan1 chromosome 23, bCucCan1.pri, whole genome shotgun sequence genomic DNA contains:
- the LOC104066072 gene encoding beta-galactosidase-1-like protein 2 isoform X1: MWPCGGRRQRRLGGFALLLGGLWLLLRRYYPCLLPVVSEPCENAVVYRFNWSELIPLQLWGRTLGLQTENSQFLLEGMPFRIFGGSMHYFRVPRQYWEDRMLKMKACGLNTLTTYVPWNLHEEERGKFDFSQNLDLEAFLSLAAKNGLWVILRPGPYICSEWDLGGLPSWLLQDPEMQLRTTYKGFTEAVDAYFDHLMPIVVPLQYKKGGPIIGVQVENEYGSYAKDPNYMTYVKMALLNRGIVELLMTSDNKNGLSFGLVEGALATVNFQKLEPGILKYLDTVQRDQPKMVMEYWTGWFDNWGGPHYVFDADEMVNTVASVLKMGASINLYMFHGGTNFGFMNGALEADEYKSDVTSYDYDAVLTEAGDYTSKFFKLRQLFSKIIGQPLPLPPMIESKASYGAILLHQYISLWDVLPSLVQPVKSELPINMENLHLNDSSGQSYGYVLYETVIFGGGHLHSRDHVRDRAQVFINTMYVGELDYNTVELSLPEGQGFRQLRLLVENRGRVNYGPALNEQRKGLIGDVFLNKTPLRNFKIYSLEMKPGFMKSLRHTAGWSAVPDYFVGPAFFRGRLWIEHQPQDTFLKLQGWEKGVVFVNGQNLGRYWKIGPQETLYLPGPWLWKGSNEIVIFEERTAGRIIQSVDIPYLGRTQYVD; this comes from the exons GTATTACCCATGCCTGCTGCCGGTTGTTTCCGAGCCCTGTGAGAACGCTGTGGTATACAG gTTTAACTGGAGTGAGCTGATCCCTCTGCAGCTATGGGGGAGGACCCTAGGCTTGCAGACAGAAAACTCGCAGTTCCTCCTGGAAGGCATGCCGTTCCGCATATTTGGAGGTTCAATGCACTATTTCCGAGTTCCCAGGCAATACTGGGAAGACCGCATGCTAAAAATGAAAGCGTGTGGCTTGAACACCCTCACCAC GTATGTGCCGTGGAACCTCcatgaggaagaaagagggaagttTGACTTCAGCCAAAACCTGGATCTAGA GGCCTTCCTTTCACTGGCAGCTAAAAATGGACTGTGGGTGATTCTGCGTCCTGGACCTTATATCTGCTCGGAGTGGGACCTTGGCGGGCTGCCCAG ctggctgctgcaggaccCCGAGATGCAACTGAGGACAACATACAAGGGCTTcacagaagctgtggatgcctaCTTTGACCATCTAATGCCTATTGTTGTCCCTCTTCAG TACAAGAAAGGAGGCCCCATCATTGGAGTCCAAGTGGAGAATGAATATGGTTCCTACGCCAAAGACCCCAACTACATGACCTATGTTAAAATG GCCCTGTTAAACAGAGGGATTGTGGAACTGTTGATGACCTCAGACAACAAGAACGGGCTGTCCTTTGGCTTAGTGGAAGGAG CACTGGCCActgttaactttcagaaactgGAACCTGGGATACTGAAATATCTGGACACAGTACAG AGGGATCAGCCAAAGATGGTGATGGAGTATTGGACCGGTTGGTTTGATAACTGGGGAGGCCCTCACTACGTCTTTGACGCAGATG AAATGGTGAATACTGTAGCAAGCGTCCTCAAAATGGGAGCATCCATCAATCTCTACATGTTTCATGGAGGTACCAACTTTGGCTTCATGAATGGTGCTTTGGAGGCTGATGAGTACAAGTCGGATGTCACCAGTTACG attaCGACGCTGTGCTGACAGAGGCTGGAGACTATACATCCAAATTTTTCAAGCTCCGACAACTCTTCAGCAAGATCATTG GCcagcctcttcctctccctcccatgATCGAAAGCAAAGCGTCGTACGGTGCCATCCTGCTGCACCAGTATATCTCTCTCTGGGATGTGTTACCATCTCTTGTCCAG CCCGTTAAGTCAGAGCTTCCCATTAACATGGAGAATCTACACCTAAATGACAGCAGCGGGCAGTCCTATGGATATGTGCTCTACGAGACTGTCATCTTTGGGGGTGGACATCTGCATTCAAGGGACCACGTCCGTGATCGAGCACAG GTGTTTATTAACACCATGTATGTTGGTGAGCTGGATTACAACACAGTGGAGCTCTCTCTTCCTGAAGGACAG GGATTCAGGCAGCTGAGACTCTTGGTAGAGAATCGCGGACGCGTCAATTATGGCCCGGCTTTGAATGAACAGAGGAAAG GCCTAATTGGTGATGTCTTTTTGAACAAAACCCCCTTGAGGAACTTCAAGATTTACAGTCTGGAGATGAAACCTGGCTTCATGAAAAG CTTGCGACACACTGCTGGGTGGAGCGCAGTCCCGGATTATTTTGTTGGTCCGGCTTTTTTTCGTGGGAGACTGTGGATAGAGCATCAGCCACAGGACACTTTCTTGAAGCTACAG GGCTGGGAAAAAGGAGTTGTGTTTGTCAACGGGCAGAACCTGGGCCGCTACTGGAAGATTGGACCTCAGGAAACACTCTACCTTCCTGGCCCCTGGTTATGGAAAGGGAGCAACGAG ATTGTCATCTTTGAAGAACGCACTGCGGGACGGATAATCCAATCTGTCGACATCCCTTATTTGGGAAGAACCCAGTATGTGGACTGA
- the LOC104066072 gene encoding beta-galactosidase-1-like protein 2 isoform X2: MWPCGGRRQRRLGGFALLLGGLWLLLRRFNWSELIPLQLWGRTLGLQTENSQFLLEGMPFRIFGGSMHYFRVPRQYWEDRMLKMKACGLNTLTTYVPWNLHEEERGKFDFSQNLDLEAFLSLAAKNGLWVILRPGPYICSEWDLGGLPSWLLQDPEMQLRTTYKGFTEAVDAYFDHLMPIVVPLQYKKGGPIIGVQVENEYGSYAKDPNYMTYVKMALLNRGIVELLMTSDNKNGLSFGLVEGALATVNFQKLEPGILKYLDTVQRDQPKMVMEYWTGWFDNWGGPHYVFDADEMVNTVASVLKMGASINLYMFHGGTNFGFMNGALEADEYKSDVTSYDYDAVLTEAGDYTSKFFKLRQLFSKIIGQPLPLPPMIESKASYGAILLHQYISLWDVLPSLVQPVKSELPINMENLHLNDSSGQSYGYVLYETVIFGGGHLHSRDHVRDRAQVFINTMYVGELDYNTVELSLPEGQGFRQLRLLVENRGRVNYGPALNEQRKGLIGDVFLNKTPLRNFKIYSLEMKPGFMKSLRHTAGWSAVPDYFVGPAFFRGRLWIEHQPQDTFLKLQGWEKGVVFVNGQNLGRYWKIGPQETLYLPGPWLWKGSNEIVIFEERTAGRIIQSVDIPYLGRTQYVD; the protein is encoded by the exons gTTTAACTGGAGTGAGCTGATCCCTCTGCAGCTATGGGGGAGGACCCTAGGCTTGCAGACAGAAAACTCGCAGTTCCTCCTGGAAGGCATGCCGTTCCGCATATTTGGAGGTTCAATGCACTATTTCCGAGTTCCCAGGCAATACTGGGAAGACCGCATGCTAAAAATGAAAGCGTGTGGCTTGAACACCCTCACCAC GTATGTGCCGTGGAACCTCcatgaggaagaaagagggaagttTGACTTCAGCCAAAACCTGGATCTAGA GGCCTTCCTTTCACTGGCAGCTAAAAATGGACTGTGGGTGATTCTGCGTCCTGGACCTTATATCTGCTCGGAGTGGGACCTTGGCGGGCTGCCCAG ctggctgctgcaggaccCCGAGATGCAACTGAGGACAACATACAAGGGCTTcacagaagctgtggatgcctaCTTTGACCATCTAATGCCTATTGTTGTCCCTCTTCAG TACAAGAAAGGAGGCCCCATCATTGGAGTCCAAGTGGAGAATGAATATGGTTCCTACGCCAAAGACCCCAACTACATGACCTATGTTAAAATG GCCCTGTTAAACAGAGGGATTGTGGAACTGTTGATGACCTCAGACAACAAGAACGGGCTGTCCTTTGGCTTAGTGGAAGGAG CACTGGCCActgttaactttcagaaactgGAACCTGGGATACTGAAATATCTGGACACAGTACAG AGGGATCAGCCAAAGATGGTGATGGAGTATTGGACCGGTTGGTTTGATAACTGGGGAGGCCCTCACTACGTCTTTGACGCAGATG AAATGGTGAATACTGTAGCAAGCGTCCTCAAAATGGGAGCATCCATCAATCTCTACATGTTTCATGGAGGTACCAACTTTGGCTTCATGAATGGTGCTTTGGAGGCTGATGAGTACAAGTCGGATGTCACCAGTTACG attaCGACGCTGTGCTGACAGAGGCTGGAGACTATACATCCAAATTTTTCAAGCTCCGACAACTCTTCAGCAAGATCATTG GCcagcctcttcctctccctcccatgATCGAAAGCAAAGCGTCGTACGGTGCCATCCTGCTGCACCAGTATATCTCTCTCTGGGATGTGTTACCATCTCTTGTCCAG CCCGTTAAGTCAGAGCTTCCCATTAACATGGAGAATCTACACCTAAATGACAGCAGCGGGCAGTCCTATGGATATGTGCTCTACGAGACTGTCATCTTTGGGGGTGGACATCTGCATTCAAGGGACCACGTCCGTGATCGAGCACAG GTGTTTATTAACACCATGTATGTTGGTGAGCTGGATTACAACACAGTGGAGCTCTCTCTTCCTGAAGGACAG GGATTCAGGCAGCTGAGACTCTTGGTAGAGAATCGCGGACGCGTCAATTATGGCCCGGCTTTGAATGAACAGAGGAAAG GCCTAATTGGTGATGTCTTTTTGAACAAAACCCCCTTGAGGAACTTCAAGATTTACAGTCTGGAGATGAAACCTGGCTTCATGAAAAG CTTGCGACACACTGCTGGGTGGAGCGCAGTCCCGGATTATTTTGTTGGTCCGGCTTTTTTTCGTGGGAGACTGTGGATAGAGCATCAGCCACAGGACACTTTCTTGAAGCTACAG GGCTGGGAAAAAGGAGTTGTGTTTGTCAACGGGCAGAACCTGGGCCGCTACTGGAAGATTGGACCTCAGGAAACACTCTACCTTCCTGGCCCCTGGTTATGGAAAGGGAGCAACGAG ATTGTCATCTTTGAAGAACGCACTGCGGGACGGATAATCCAATCTGTCGACATCCCTTATTTGGGAAGAACCCAGTATGTGGACTGA